Proteins from a single region of Lysinibacillus sp. JNUCC-52:
- a CDS encoding C39 family peptidase: MWSDYKRLLIVSIMIIMLLSGCNQLTQQSRSKNQLTVLTVEFNSGAPIPSLYITMTDTETGKKIEEAVGSEEGEATFSNLVEGREYTITATTLNSNGDNGYTTIEKFTYDVTKPYYRLPTHSSRAEQELAVPVIMQKPELPQGCEITALTAVLNYYGMNISKLEMADNYLPKQNIYTSANQRYGPNPALAYAGNPRDKANGMYVFAAPIVKAAEAAIADRQANLRVTDMSGASQSEILELVEEGVPVVVWVTLDLSTPKTSANKGWIYEGETEKREAYINLHAVVLTGYSDQQVVVMDPLQGNVSYNVDEFFKSYKELNMQAVAVHK; the protein is encoded by the coding sequence TTGTGGAGTGATTATAAACGACTTTTAATAGTGAGTATTATGATTATCATGCTACTTTCTGGTTGTAATCAATTAACACAGCAGAGTCGATCAAAGAATCAATTAACTGTTTTAACGGTAGAATTTAATAGTGGTGCACCAATTCCGAGTCTCTATATAACAATGACAGATACGGAAACAGGTAAGAAAATTGAAGAAGCAGTAGGCTCTGAAGAGGGAGAGGCTACTTTTTCAAACCTTGTAGAGGGTAGGGAATATACGATTACGGCAACAACGCTAAATAGCAATGGTGATAACGGCTATACGACAATTGAAAAATTTACGTATGATGTGACGAAGCCTTATTATCGACTGCCGACGCATTCCTCAAGAGCAGAGCAGGAGCTTGCTGTTCCAGTAATCATGCAAAAACCAGAGCTTCCACAAGGTTGTGAGATTACGGCACTAACGGCTGTTTTAAATTATTACGGCATGAATATTTCAAAGCTTGAAATGGCAGATAACTATTTGCCTAAGCAAAATATATATACATCAGCTAATCAACGCTACGGACCGAACCCAGCGCTTGCATATGCTGGTAATCCACGTGATAAGGCAAATGGTATGTATGTTTTTGCAGCACCGATTGTCAAAGCTGCGGAAGCCGCTATAGCAGATAGGCAGGCAAATTTACGTGTAACGGATATGAGCGGTGCATCTCAGAGTGAGATTTTAGAGCTTGTAGAGGAGGGAGTACCTGTAGTTGTATGGGTTACCCTTGATTTATCGACACCTAAAACATCTGCAAATAAAGGATGGATTTATGAAGGTGAAACGGAAAAACGTGAAGCCTACATCAACTTACATGCCGTCGTATTAACTGGTTATTCAGATCAGCAAGTTGTCGTTATGGACCCATTACAGGGCAATGTATCCTACAATGTTGACGAATTTTTCAAGAGCTATAAGGAGCTAAATATGCAAGCAGTAGCAGTTCATAAATAA
- a CDS encoding aspartate/glutamate racemase family protein, which yields MKKQTLGIIGGVGPLATMFIGEMIVRRTKATKDQEHVHTIIDNDTNIPDRTAFILDKTKENPVPVLIEDAKKLASVGANLIAIPCNTAHTFYDELAQGSPIPVLHMIRETAKRANDLGAKRVGILATTGTLTSRMYQDALEEFGITPVIPDDQMKEKVMAIIYDYVKAGKDVTQEDWLPIEEAMLALDCDRIVLGCTELSIVNRDLKLSDKYIDSLIVLAECAILACGYELVE from the coding sequence ATGAAAAAACAAACTTTAGGTATAATTGGTGGCGTCGGTCCACTTGCAACAATGTTTATCGGCGAAATGATTGTAAGACGTACGAAAGCAACAAAAGATCAGGAGCATGTACATACGATTATTGATAATGATACAAATATTCCTGATCGGACGGCTTTTATATTAGATAAAACAAAAGAAAACCCTGTTCCAGTTTTAATTGAGGATGCAAAAAAGCTAGCCTCTGTTGGAGCAAATTTAATTGCCATTCCGTGCAATACGGCACATACCTTTTATGATGAATTAGCACAAGGCTCTCCAATCCCTGTGTTACACATGATTCGTGAAACGGCGAAGCGTGCAAATGATTTAGGGGCAAAGCGTGTTGGTATTTTAGCGACAACGGGAACATTAACGTCACGTATGTATCAAGATGCATTAGAGGAGTTTGGCATAACACCCGTAATTCCCGATGATCAAATGAAGGAAAAAGTTATGGCGATTATTTACGATTATGTGAAGGCTGGTAAGGATGTCACACAGGAAGATTGGCTGCCTATCGAAGAAGCGATGCTAGCCCTGGATTGTGATCGTATTGTGCTAGGCTGCACAGAGTTGTCAATCGTCAATCGAGATTTAAAATTAAGTGACAAATATATAGACTCATTAATCGTCTTAGCTGAATGCGCTATTTTAGCGTGTGGCTATGAATTAGTGGAGTAA
- a CDS encoding carboxylate--amine ligase encodes MAIEHAFLPVLLGDEMNAYGMARAFYESYGVKPLALNHTNMEKIQQSDLLTFREVPRLHIEERFVVALKAIAEEFTDKKLLLLACDEFYVKKIVKHKEELSSFYVIPYVDESLANQLLTRESMYQLCAAYGFHYPAMHVCTVNDYEQLTMPFEYPIVIKPMNMTKYASCIFPGKKKVYTAHNEDEKDAIFHAIYKESAYRDDLMVQQYIPGEDANMRVVNAYVGQDHKVKLLSVGNPILEEHSPDGIGRYVAIMTTYNKELMDCVKTFLEALPFQGFATFDMKYDERDGLYKLLSMELHNELSNYYVTASGYNLMQYVADDFIRGSKQQLTYVQNKHLWTIVPNGVLFKYVLNEQLVIEAKSLIRQGLATDSIFNYKDMNAKRWLNVTLDNLSFYRKYKKYFNNKGLSNS; translated from the coding sequence ATGGCCATTGAGCACGCTTTTTTACCAGTTTTATTGGGCGATGAAATGAATGCTTACGGCATGGCGCGAGCATTTTACGAGTCCTATGGCGTCAAACCACTTGCATTAAATCATACGAATATGGAAAAAATTCAACAAAGTGATTTATTAACTTTTCGTGAAGTACCAAGATTGCACATTGAAGAGCGCTTTGTTGTTGCTTTAAAAGCAATCGCAGAAGAGTTTACAGATAAAAAATTATTGCTTTTAGCTTGTGATGAGTTTTATGTAAAAAAAATTGTAAAGCATAAAGAGGAATTATCGAGTTTTTATGTAATCCCTTATGTCGATGAATCACTTGCCAATCAATTACTAACACGTGAAAGCATGTATCAGCTTTGTGCAGCATATGGCTTCCATTATCCTGCAATGCATGTTTGTACGGTAAATGATTATGAGCAATTGACGATGCCATTTGAATATCCTATTGTCATCAAGCCTATGAATATGACGAAGTACGCAAGTTGTATTTTCCCAGGTAAGAAAAAGGTTTATACTGCACATAATGAGGATGAAAAAGATGCTATTTTTCACGCGATATATAAGGAATCTGCCTATCGGGATGATTTAATGGTTCAGCAATATATTCCAGGTGAAGATGCCAATATGCGTGTTGTAAATGCTTATGTTGGACAAGATCACAAGGTCAAGCTACTATCAGTAGGAAACCCAATTTTAGAAGAACATTCACCTGATGGTATTGGACGCTATGTTGCCATTATGACGACTTACAACAAGGAACTAATGGATTGTGTTAAAACGTTTCTTGAGGCGTTGCCATTTCAAGGCTTTGCTACATTCGATATGAAATATGATGAACGAGATGGGCTGTATAAATTATTAAGTATGGAATTACATAATGAATTATCGAATTATTATGTGACAGCAAGCGGCTATAATTTAATGCAGTATGTAGCGGATGATTTTATTCGTGGAAGTAAACAGCAGCTAACATATGTGCAAAACAAGCACCTTTGGACGATCGTGCCAAATGGAGTATTATTTAAATACGTATTAAATGAACAACTTGTAATTGAAGCTAAAAGTCTGATTCGACAAGGATTAGCAACGGATTCTATCTTTAATTATAAAGATATGAATGCGAAGCGTTGGTTGAATGTAACGCTTGATAATTTAAGCTTCTATCGCAAATATAAGAAATATTTTAACAACAAAGGTCTGTCTAACTCATGA
- a CDS encoding SGNH/GDSL hydrolase family protein, with product MKQLLSLVSITVLSLTLGVSSAFARAENYVALGDSLAAGQTPYQEIDAGYSDLIAMRLGKMGQLSAYTKELAFPGFTTADVLERIKSEEARTILANATLITISAGANDLLRLVQVNPTAGTLTFSQLQVDYALNMARKNMADILAELKLRAPKAKVYIMGYYFAYPNVHATQKEGTNAQLLKLNTILEQQAEQAGMTYINVYDAFGLQSNHYLPNIADVHPNFEGYRQMANAFLTSYSGNDMLAISTTELPNPNPMTFQEILEKQAKSKEKSEEAKSEKVSTARNIQGFIGYAAFIEKAKANQRSQLRQI from the coding sequence ATGAAACAACTATTGAGCCTAGTAAGTATAACGGTGCTTTCGTTGACACTTGGTGTTTCATCTGCTTTTGCACGGGCTGAAAATTATGTGGCGCTTGGCGATTCATTGGCAGCTGGTCAAACACCGTATCAGGAAATTGATGCAGGCTATAGTGATCTTATCGCGATGCGTTTAGGAAAGATGGGGCAGCTGAGTGCCTATACGAAAGAGCTTGCGTTCCCAGGCTTTACAACAGCGGATGTTTTAGAGCGAATAAAGTCAGAAGAGGCACGTACAATCTTAGCAAATGCTACACTTATTACGATTTCTGCAGGCGCCAATGATTTACTTCGTTTAGTGCAGGTCAACCCAACTGCTGGTACATTAACGTTTTCACAGCTTCAAGTTGACTACGCTTTAAATATGGCACGAAAAAATATGGCGGATATATTGGCAGAGTTAAAATTACGTGCACCAAAAGCGAAGGTATATATTATGGGCTATTATTTCGCTTATCCAAATGTGCATGCAACACAAAAAGAGGGAACAAATGCACAGCTCCTAAAGTTAAATACAATTTTAGAGCAACAAGCTGAGCAGGCAGGGATGACTTATATAAATGTCTACGATGCTTTTGGGTTGCAATCTAATCACTACTTGCCAAATATTGCAGATGTCCATCCTAATTTTGAAGGCTATCGGCAAATGGCGAATGCCTTTTTAACATCTTATAGTGGTAACGATATGCTCGCAATCTCTACTACAGAGTTACCAAATCCTAATCCAATGACATTTCAGGAAATCTTAGAAAAACAGGCTAAGTCTAAGGAAAAGTCAGAAGAAGCGAAATCGGAGAAAGTTTCAACTGCAAGAAACATTCAGGGCTTTATTGGCTATGCTGCTTTTATAGAAAAAGCCAAAGCCAATCAGCGCTCGCAACTAAGACAAATCTAG
- a CDS encoding DEAD/DEAH box helicase has translation MSVINLLKEELQAKWNFEEPMKIQEEMIPAMLEGKDIVAESPTGSGKTLAYVLPLLNKVNGSKKQTQGLIVAPSQELAMQIVEVIREWIAGTDITVQQLIGGANSARQIEKLKKKPTIVVGTPGRLNELVRSGKLKLKEIETVILDECDQLLSREYRVVVKSFIEGSAFGRQVVVVSATITEEIELVASRMMFEPLRFKIKPEDMVKFGKVVHSFLKVEERDKTDFLRRLSHTEGLRALAFVNNIDQLLMKETKLQYRSAPIVTLHSDMKKEERKKALDAFRKGDARVLIATDIAARGLDIAGLTHVIHVDVPRTIEQYLHRSGRTGRAGADGEVLTLLSYHDEKTYKKWTREIPGKPVQKVWHDGELVEGNSKTIGQKRGK, from the coding sequence ATGTCAGTAATAAATTTATTAAAAGAAGAATTACAAGCAAAATGGAACTTTGAAGAACCGATGAAAATTCAAGAAGAAATGATTCCAGCAATGCTTGAAGGCAAAGATATTGTAGCAGAATCACCAACAGGCTCAGGGAAAACATTGGCCTATGTGTTGCCTTTACTTAATAAAGTAAATGGATCGAAAAAGCAAACACAAGGATTGATTGTTGCGCCATCTCAGGAATTAGCAATGCAAATCGTTGAGGTCATTCGTGAATGGATAGCGGGAACTGATATTACAGTACAACAGCTTATTGGTGGTGCAAACTCTGCACGACAAATTGAGAAGTTAAAGAAAAAGCCAACAATTGTAGTTGGTACGCCAGGTCGCTTAAATGAGCTAGTGCGTTCAGGTAAATTAAAATTAAAAGAAATTGAAACAGTTATTTTAGACGAATGTGATCAGCTATTAAGCCGCGAGTATCGCGTTGTGGTGAAATCATTTATCGAAGGGTCAGCATTCGGTCGCCAAGTAGTTGTTGTTTCTGCCACAATTACTGAGGAAATTGAATTAGTCGCAAGCCGTATGATGTTTGAGCCATTGCGCTTTAAAATTAAACCTGAGGATATGGTGAAGTTCGGTAAAGTTGTGCATTCGTTCTTGAAAGTAGAAGAACGTGATAAAACAGACTTCCTACGTAGACTATCACATACAGAAGGCTTACGTGCCCTTGCTTTCGTCAATAATATCGATCAATTGTTAATGAAAGAAACGAAGCTACAATATCGTTCAGCACCAATTGTGACATTACATTCTGACATGAAAAAGGAAGAACGTAAAAAAGCCTTAGACGCATTCCGTAAAGGAGATGCGCGTGTTTTAATTGCCACAGATATTGCGGCCCGTGGTTTAGATATTGCTGGTTTAACACATGTTATTCATGTCGATGTTCCACGTACAATTGAACAGTATTTGCATCGCTCAGGTCGTACAGGTCGTGCAGGGGCAGATGGTGAAGTACTAACATTGCTTTCATACCATGATGAAAAAACTTATAAAAAGTGGACACGTGAAATTCCAGGCAAACCCGTGCAGAAAGTATGGCATGATGGCGAGCTCGTAGAAGGAAATTCAAAAACAATTGGGCAAAAGCGAGGGAAATAA
- a CDS encoding exonuclease SbcCD subunit D: protein MKLFHTADWHLGKLVQGMYMTEDQRYILQQFLQAIDDEKPDAIIVAGDLYDRSMPPVEAVNLLNDVLAEIVLEKKIPVLAVAGNHDSAGRLNFGSRVMRDSGLHIVGQFTKEHSPIVLNDAFGEVHFHLVPFAEPASVRTILEDDTIQSHQDAMQKIIAHIKQTMDTTKRNVFIGHAFVTKYGYEEENTSDSERPLSIGGSDCVDAALFKHFNYTALGHLHKAHFVLNESIRYAGSPLKYSLSEHLHEKGFLIVDLDASGHVEVTKQKLVPRRDLRVVEGSMDDLLKRPPCEDYVFVRLTDTTPVASPMERIRTVFPHAMHIERKASRMQEDRGIQAIDIEKVEDIDLFRGFYADILGEQPDADTERLFIEMLQELLEEEREAVR, encoded by the coding sequence ATGAAATTATTCCATACTGCCGATTGGCATTTAGGCAAGCTTGTACAAGGGATGTATATGACTGAGGACCAACGCTATATTTTACAACAATTTTTGCAAGCCATTGACGATGAAAAGCCGGATGCAATTATTGTAGCAGGCGATTTATATGATCGCTCAATGCCACCTGTAGAGGCGGTTAATTTACTAAATGATGTTTTAGCAGAAATTGTACTAGAAAAGAAAATTCCTGTGTTAGCAGTCGCTGGAAATCATGATAGTGCAGGTCGATTAAATTTTGGTAGTCGTGTTATGCGTGATAGTGGATTACATATAGTAGGTCAGTTCACAAAAGAACATTCGCCTATTGTACTAAACGACGCGTTCGGTGAGGTGCATTTTCATCTTGTACCGTTTGCAGAGCCAGCCTCCGTCCGTACTATTTTAGAAGATGATACGATTCAATCACATCAAGATGCGATGCAAAAAATTATCGCACATATTAAACAAACGATGGATACAACAAAGCGGAATGTATTTATTGGACATGCCTTTGTCACGAAATACGGCTATGAGGAAGAAAACACGAGTGATTCAGAACGCCCACTCTCTATAGGTGGTTCTGATTGCGTCGATGCAGCGCTATTTAAACATTTCAACTATACGGCACTGGGACATCTTCATAAAGCCCATTTTGTATTGAATGAATCGATTCGATATGCAGGTTCGCCATTAAAGTACTCGTTGTCTGAACATCTACATGAAAAAGGCTTTTTAATTGTAGATTTAGATGCAAGTGGGCACGTTGAAGTCACTAAACAAAAATTAGTGCCTAGACGTGATCTACGAGTGGTAGAGGGCTCAATGGACGATTTATTAAAACGACCACCATGCGAAGACTATGTTTTTGTACGTTTAACAGATACGACGCCAGTTGCTTCACCGATGGAGCGAATTCGTACTGTATTTCCACATGCGATGCATATTGAACGAAAGGCGTCTCGCATGCAAGAAGACCGTGGAATACAAGCAATTGATATAGAAAAAGTAGAGGATATTGATTTATTCCGTGGCTTTTATGCTGATATTTTGGGTGAACAGCCCGATGCAGATACTGAGCGTCTATTTATAGAAATGTTACAGGAATTATTAGAAGAGGAACGGGAGGCAGTGCGATGA
- a CDS encoding aminopeptidase — protein sequence MTFEEKLQAYAELAVKVGVNIQQGQYLLVNTSVEALDFARLVVKEAYKAGAGRVHVNFSDDEMDRAYFEHASDEEFNRFPEWVVKMRDELIERKGALLWIDAADPDKLTGIPADRLATHQKVSGAALKNYRNAVMKDLIAWSIVAVPSQKWAEKVFPNLEVEKQVPALWEAIFKTVHIGEGNAVENWRTHVANLESRAALLNNKKYAKLHYTAPGTDLTIALAPQHKWLTGGSKTPDDTIFIANMPTEEVYTLPMKQGVNGYVSNTKPLVYQGNIIDGFKLTFEEGKIIDAQAQVGQDLLQELIAVDEGSCYLGEVALVPHESPISASEILYFNTLFDENASNHLAIGEAYPTCLEGGRDLENGQLEALGANISVTHEDFMIGSGEMDIDGILPDGTVEPIFRKGSWAF from the coding sequence ATGACGTTTGAAGAAAAATTACAAGCATATGCAGAGCTAGCAGTTAAGGTTGGTGTCAATATTCAACAAGGGCAATACTTATTAGTGAATACATCGGTGGAAGCTTTAGACTTTGCTCGTCTAGTGGTGAAGGAAGCCTACAAAGCTGGAGCTGGCCGTGTTCATGTTAATTTTTCAGATGATGAAATGGACCGTGCTTATTTTGAGCATGCGTCTGACGAGGAATTTAATCGTTTCCCAGAATGGGTTGTTAAAATGCGTGATGAGCTAATCGAACGCAAAGGGGCATTGTTATGGATAGATGCTGCAGATCCTGACAAATTAACTGGTATTCCAGCAGACCGTTTAGCAACACATCAAAAGGTATCAGGCGCTGCATTGAAAAACTACCGTAATGCTGTCATGAAGGATTTAATCGCATGGTCTATCGTAGCCGTACCTTCTCAAAAGTGGGCAGAAAAAGTATTCCCGAATTTAGAAGTTGAAAAACAAGTACCAGCTCTTTGGGAAGCCATCTTTAAAACGGTGCATATTGGTGAGGGGAATGCGGTTGAAAACTGGCGTACACATGTTGCAAATTTAGAATCGCGCGCTGCATTATTGAACAATAAAAAGTATGCAAAACTTCATTATACTGCACCAGGTACTGATTTAACGATCGCATTAGCACCTCAGCATAAATGGCTTACAGGTGGTAGTAAAACACCTGATGATACCATTTTTATCGCCAATATGCCGACGGAAGAAGTATATACGTTGCCAATGAAGCAAGGTGTAAATGGCTATGTTAGTAATACAAAGCCATTAGTATACCAAGGCAATATTATCGATGGCTTTAAGCTTACATTTGAAGAAGGAAAAATTATTGATGCACAAGCACAAGTTGGGCAAGATCTTTTACAAGAGTTAATTGCAGTGGATGAAGGTTCTTGTTATTTAGGTGAGGTAGCACTTGTTCCACATGAGTCCCCAATCTCGGCATCAGAAATATTATATTTCAATACATTATTTGATGAAAATGCTTCAAACCATTTAGCTATCGGTGAAGCTTATCCAACTTGTTTAGAAGGTGGAAGAGATTTAGAAAATGGTCAACTTGAAGCGTTAGGTGCGAACATTTCTGTTACACATGAGGACTTTATGATTGGTAGTGGCGAAATGGATATTGACGGTATTTTACCAGATGGTACTGTGGAGCCAATTTTCCGTAAGGGTAGCTGGGCTTTTTAA